The DNA sequence CACCTATAGGTTTTGCTTTGATAAGACCTCCCGGACACCATGCTATTCCAAAGGGTCCAATggggttttgtgtttttggaaATATTGCAATTGCAGCTCGTTATGCTCAGCGAGTGCATGGCTTAAAGCGTGTGTTTATCATCGATTTTGATGTCCATCATGGGAATGGGACAAATGATGCTTTCTATGAGGATCCAGATATTTTTTTCCTGTCAACTCACCAAGTAAGGATTCGGTTTGTACTACTTTGATGCATTTTTGTCTTCATATCTAGTCATGTATTCTTGTTATGTTCATCTCTTTTTTGGGTCATACTTGTTATGCTCATCTAAGTACCATATTTTTGGTCTCCAATTAGTAAATTTTATCCTCTATAGCGAGACTGTCACTGCATGCTGATGTGAGCTTATAGCATAAATCTGAAAATTAAATGTCAATTTGTTTGGTGCGAATCTCATACACATGTTTTGCGAATTAAAGAGTAGTTACCCTGAGACCGCATGATGCGGCTTGACATTGTGTTCTTGTATTGAATCAGAATCTTTATTcgccaaaaaagaaaataaagtacTCAGGCGTACCACGTAGAACGACAACATAagcataaaaagaatgaccagtGGCAATAATGACAGAACCAGAACCAAAGACCATATTGCAGCAGCAACTTAATTACAGATTAAATGCTATGGAAGTTAGAATCAGggagaagaaacaaaaacttTCTTACAAGAAGCCACCGTGTACACTTCttagtaggaaaaaaaaaaaaaaaaaaaaaaatctgaaattggtAATATTGGAAGACCAAGTCATTGCTGTTAGGTTGCGGCCAGAAATTGTTTACGTCAACACTCACACTTGGTCCTTCTTCACAAGTAGCCTCTAACATGTGAAGTTCAATGGTCTCCTGCTCCGATACCATGTAGAGTTTGCTGGTTTACCATTACTCTGAAAAGTTTAAGCTGTTAGAAACTTAGGATGTGAGCCAACCGTTTTTGGTCTTCTAATATTAGATCTTTTTCCTTGAATTTATTTATTGCCACTTGGAATTAATGTGAATTTTAGATGTTCATTGGAGAAATACAGATTTATTCCtttgtttatttgttgattCAGAATGGAAGTTACCCTGGAACTGGTAAGTTTGACGAGGTAGGTCATGGCGATGGGGAAGGAACAACACTAAATCTTCCTCTACCTGGAGGCTCAGGTGATGCTGCCATGAGAGCTATCTTTGATGAAATAATTGTACCATGTACCCAGAGGTTTAAGCCAGATATCATTCTTGTCTCTGCCGGGTGAGTTTACGTTCCATGAAAATCAAGTTATGCCCAAAGCCTCAATTGATTTCACAAttgaattcatttttattaCTCTAAAAAACTCTAGAATGGACATCTCATTATATGCATATCGTGTCTGGAATTGTTTTAGGTACGATGCTCATGTATTGGATCCACTAGCTAGTCTGCAGTTCACGACGGGAACATACTACATGTTGGCGTCCAATATTCAACAACTTGCAAAAGATCTATGTGGGGGTCGATGCGTGTTTTTCTTGGAAGGAGGGTACAACCTCGAGTCGCTTTCATATTCAGTGGCTGATTCATTCCGAGCCTTTCTTGGAGAACCGAGTTTGGCGTCCGAGTTTGACAACCCCGCCTTCTTGCATGAAGAGCCATCAACCAGGGTTAGGCAGGCAATTCAGAGGGTGAAACAAATACATTCCTTGTGAAGATGATCTCATATTTTTACCTGGTTTCATGTGAAATTGTAGGTCAATTATGTGTAGGCCACACTATATCCCACTTAATCCAATACCTTTTGTTTGTAATGGAACATTAGACTACATTGTTGTTGTACCGATCGCctattgaatcatatagaggtGTTACATACAATATCATATTAATCGAAATTATTCTAACAACGCAAACTTCTCGTCATTCGGGAAAAATAACTGTTCATGAAGCGTGATGTGAATTATCATGGAACTATTGTGGCAAGTACACAAGTTCATATCACTCAATGGTTAAAGATGAAACATACAGTACACGTTTTACATGTCTcccaattagaaaaaaattctCCACTCAAGGTATTAAACATGCGCCAatgttttattacataattatttagttgctaattctaatttttttttatgccatttaatattacggtctaatgatattcttcttcatttgtaaatgagGCCTTAGGTACAATTTTCACGAAATGCGAATTTGAGCTACATTATTTCTGGtctattatgaggcttagcccacttccccatcctcttagtgtaaataatatcgtttattaaaaataaaataaaatttttttttttttttttatatacaacaatatatttacactaaataCGGGAAGTACATTGATTTTAAACTGGCTATTAACGAGATTCGAATTTAAGATTTCTcacttaaaaataaagaaaaatactaatAAACTGTAATATTAATTGGCTTTAAGTAACACGTATAGGTGAGTAGTGGGGAAAGAGACATCATACCTGATGAAAGAGAGACACATCGGATATGAGTTGTAAGATGGGTGTTGATCCCTTTTTGGATTCAAGCAGAGCATCATAGGTGGGTAGTGGGGACAAAGTAATCAAATAAGTTTTGGTCCTGCAACGGCTGTTCGACTGATTTGGCACTCTTATCTTCAACCATCGAGATTGAACAAACCATTTCATTCCACTCCACTCCACGACACAATACGAGAACTTAACACGGGTATCAAAATGATTTATATAAAATGAGTTTATCATCACTGCATCATTTCAGTTCAATAATGTCATATATTACAtttaagtttttctttaaatgaCATGATATTATTCAATTGAGACGATATCCTACGGTAAATTTGTTCTGTTCCATATAAGTTTTACTTAGCCATAATGATATTATACATTAATCGTACAATGGGACATTGAGAAAAACTATACATGTTCTTATATCCTTtaaggtaaattacataaaatgaCCATAATTATTGGTCGTatcacaatctcatacctctgTTAATTAATCTATCAAATtgaccgttaagtgatgacgtagCAAATGCAGGACCATATTTTGCTGACTCAACTTTACCAATGGTCGAACAACTAATAAAAACATTtagtataaaatattattttaaaaataaataaaaacccagcCTCACCCCACCATCTCCTTCCTTCCCCACTTCTCTCTTGCCACGCCTGAATCCAGAACCACCATCCCACCCCTCTTTATCTCCCATTTCCTCCCGTATTCTCTCTATCTTTCTCCCTTTCACACTGCAACAGCGGCCTCATTCGCTCCGCTTTAGGACAAGATGTGCAAACTCATAGAGCAAAAGGCAGAaattaaataacaaattccTCAAATATttaatgtgacaacccgttccaaattttacgtttttattttattttaaaagcgtgaatttacgaaattgccttagaggcaaggactttgacttccgttgaccatcgacttgaaagatgcgggacttattcttttagcatatcctc is a window from the Pyrus communis chromosome 16, drPyrComm1.1, whole genome shotgun sequence genome containing:
- the LOC137720526 gene encoding histone deacetylase 14, chloroplastic; the encoded protein is MELLSFPISSSLTGNALFFVRKHLCKWKSHSRFDLDAKFVRDRILNKSWRGRRCFSEKAETPISCSNGTGEDPFIPVNKKLSDARVIYAVAPAMGHNKEAHPESHFRVPAIVNALEMLELSPKFRGSDVIELETFKSASLDDIASVHTRAYVSGLEKAMDEASQQGIIFIEGSGPTYATVDTFQESLVAAGAGISLIDSVVAQSKISKSPPIGFALIRPPGHHAIPKGPMGFCVFGNIAIAARYAQRVHGLKRVFIIDFDVHHGNGTNDAFYEDPDIFFLSTHQNGSYPGTGKFDEVGHGDGEGTTLNLPLPGGSGDAAMRAIFDEIIVPCTQRFKPDIILVSAGYDAHVLDPLASLQFTTGTYYMLASNIQQLAKDLCGGRCVFFLEGGYNLESLSYSVADSFRAFLGEPSLASEFDNPAFLHEEPSTRVRQAIQRVKQIHSL